From a single Apium graveolens cultivar Ventura chromosome 2, ASM990537v1, whole genome shotgun sequence genomic region:
- the LOC141707957 gene encoding DEK domain-containing chromatin-associated protein 4-like — translation MGDKEEVVAAVANGVLMENEGDSVVDNKDDAKDGVKDIKEENKDEEKVETEMDVDKEGTKELEKDYVKQETGKLEIDDVKEDSESKEEKQVEEPKSKGMEEENGEIMEGENEGKVENVPGLSVDNESADKDAEKNVSKRKRGKDKPKVDDEKTKIKKTLEKKKEEPKTPVALASDRPVRERKSVERLVASIEKDSGKEFHIEKGRGAALKDIPNVAYKLSRKKSEETYKLLHTILFNRRGKAAEVKSNISQFSGFVWHENEDKQKNKIKEKLDKCVKEKLLEFCYVLDLPISRANTKKEDIVTMLFEFLEAPQATTSELLADEELTSKGNKRKSLSKKSTSTSGSAPSKSSAKSNKRSASRGEDTPETDNDQEEQEDDVHGEQGNVDGSSDGSEDEKTERAKSEEQEPDTGAESEEETKKQIRVSSKKSSVKKNSSKEATPRKVIIVKKSSPPPKKAPSRPSSSHSKIPDSDTSPKSFTRKKTKVAEEKSPATPKKFASKDIAGKKVLKGEKKPKVEKLKPSDDELKIATGELLKEVDFNTATFTNILNLLGKRFNTDLIPRKSTIKMMVHDELIKLAEEEDEEVEALKDEKHASGPGLEV, via the exons ATGGGTGATAAGGAAGAGGTGGTTGCAGCTGTCGCTAATGGAGTTTTGATGGAGAATGAGGGTGATTCTGTTGTTGATAACAAGGATGATGCGAAAGACGGAGTTAAAGATATCAAAGAGGAGAACAAGGATGAGGAAAAAGTCGAGACTGAGATGGATGTAGACAAAGAAGGGACTAAGGAACTTGAGAAAGATTATGTCAAACAAGAAACTGGGAAACTCGAGATCGATGATGTGAAAGAAGATTCTGAATCCAAGGAAGAGAAACAAGTTGAAGAGCCCAAGAGCAAAGGTATGGAAGAAGAGAATGGGGAAATAATGGAAGGGGAGAACGAGGGTAAGGTAGAGAATGTTCCAGGATTGTCTGTTGATAATGAAAGTGCTGATAAGGATGCGGAGAAAAATGTCTCAAAGAGAAAACGTGGAAAAGATAAACCAAAAGTAGATGATGAAAAAACCAAAATTAAGAAGACTTTGGAAAAGAAAAAAGAGGAACCAAAGACCCCTGTAGCTCTTGCAAGCGATCGCCCTGTACGTGAGAGGAAGTCTGTAGAAAGGCTTGTTGCGTCTATTGAGAAAGATTCGGGTAAAGAATTCCATATTGAAAAG GGCCGTGGTGCTGCACTAAAAGACATACCTAATG TGGCATACAAATTATCAAGGAAGAAGAGCGAGGAGACTTATAAATTGCTTCATACAATTCTCTTTAATCGAAGAGGAAAG GCTGCTGAGGTCAAGAGTAACATCTCCCAGTTTTCGGGCTTCGTATGGCATGAGAATGAG GACAAACAAAAGAACAAAATCAAAGAAAAGCTCGACAAGtgtgttaaagaaaaattgttggAATTTTGCTATGTGCTTGATTTGCCAATATCCAGGGCTAATACTAAAAAG GAAGATATTGTTACAATGTTGTTTGAATTTTTGGAAGCTCCTCAGGCCACAACCAGTGAATTACTTGCTGATGAAGAACTG ACAAGCAAAGGTAACAAGCGCAAGAGTTTGAGCAAAAAGAGCACATCAACGTCTGGGAGTGCACCTTCGAAAAGCTCGGCTAAG AGTAACAAGAGGAGTGCATCCAGAGGGGAGGATACACCTGAAACAGACAATGATCAAGAAGAGCAAGAGGATGATGTGCATGGAGAACAGGGAAATGTGGATGGTAGTTCAGACGGATCTGAAGATGAAAAGACTGAGCGTGCCAAAAGTGAGGAACAAGAACCTGATACCGGTGCTGAGTCCGAAGAAGAGACTAAAAAGCAGATAAGGGTTTCCTCAAAGAAATCATCTGTAAAGAAGAATTCCTCTAAGGAAGCTACACCCAGAAAAGTGATAATAGTTAAAAAGTCGAGTCCGCCACCAAAGAAAGCACCTTCAAGACCGTCTTCTAGTCATTCCAAGATTCCGGATAGTGATACGAGTCCAAAATCATTCACGAGGAAGAAGACTAAAGTAGCAGAGGAGAAGTCACCAGCAACACCAAAAAAGTTTGCTTCCAAAGATATTGCTG GCAAAAAAGTTCTGAAGGGGGAGAAAAAACCTAAAGTAGAGAAGTTGAAGCCCAGTGATGATGAGCTTAAAATTGCAACAGGCGAACTTCTTAAAGAGGTTGACTTTAACACG GCTACCTTTACGAACATTCTTAATCTACTTG GTAAGCGATTTAATACAGATCTCATACCCAGAAAATCGACTATTAAGATGATGGTCCATGATGAGCTAATCAAATTAGCCGAGGaggaagatgaagaagttgaAGCCTTAAAAGATGAAAAACATGCTTCAGGCCCGGGGCTGGAAGTCTGA